TAGACGGGTGGGGAATCAACCGCGCAGAAcggaaacaaatgaaaatgcactAAACAAACGATGTTTGttcaatacaaaaataaaacctcgTTCGTTTACATTATTAGCAAGTTACGGTACGTTATGAAATATTATCAAAACGTTTGATAATAAACTGGCCATGTCTAGCTAGGATAACTCGCCGACAGTACGGCGGCAAGCTAGACAAGACAAAGCAAAAGGTGAATAAAATGTGTCGTTTTATTTTCTGGAGCGAAAGCACGTTTAGAAGTGCAGCATGGATGAGCCGTCAGCGACAGTGGAGCGTGttaaagaaatgaacaaacatGAAGTTACCCCCTTGACTTCGCACCACTCGATCAGGAATCACTTTCAGTTCGTCGTACAATGATCTGTACATCTCATGAAGTTTCTCAAACTCCTCAGACGACATTCTGTCGTTTTTCCCCCAAGCGACCGTTAAGTGCTTGGACTGCGTGATATTTCCAAAATACAGACACAGCGCTGTTGGAAATACAAATTAGCTAGAAGAACAGTATGACAACAAAATCCTAGAGAAACCGGTCCTCGTCGGTCCCCGTGACCATAGGTGGCCAGAAGCGCGCCAGCGCTCAAGTCGCGAAAAGCAAATcttaaacattaatattactcTTCGCATTTCGCTGGTTTTAACAAAGAACGAGATATGCTAATTCTTGTAACACCTTAAAATTCATCAGAGTCACATATTTCTTACATAATTCTACAAAACCATTCTACAAGGCCCTTCTCAGAACCCTTTACAAACTGAGGCATTCTGGTTTATGTAGTGTAGTATACGCAGGTATTTCTGTTTTGGAAAGTAAGCTTTAGCAGTCTGTGTAATGTTTGAGCAATAAGGTCAAATTAGATGCATGAAcgaatatatatgtataatccTTTTGCACGAGATGTTAAATATATGGTATCTTAATCAATCCTAACATTGCGTATCTTAAATATGTATCCAAATTTCTGAATATCTCTATGAGTGACCATCCTTAATTTGAAAAGACAACTAATGAAATAGATGCCACGAGCTTCGATCTGCCTGCTAATGAGCGAAATGGTGGAGAATTTGGGGATTTTGTTTCGTCTGTAGTTTTTCAGTGGCACAACAATGAAGAAAAACTACAATCCCGTGATTCCGACAGGACTCAGACAGATGTAGAGTAGGAGAGTGGGAGGTGGCGAAGCTAAACAGATTCACATTAACACAGTTCAGAGCAGCAGGCAGTCGGTTTATTAGACATTCAAAACCCTGGCGTTTATATCTGTTATAATGCTGCTCGTTGTAGTCGTGGCTGGTTTTGGAGTCGTCGCGCTAATACTAAGACTGCTGTCCCCGCACATCAGGTAGACATCATTATACATGCTTACGAGATGATACTCCTGTATGGCTAATTACACTGAAGTAGGACGATGCATTACAAatcatatttatgttttatataggCTAGCGGTCTTGATGTGGTGTTTGCGCGTAATCCTCTGAGCGAGAGAAGTCCAGATACAGCTATTAATGTCCATGGATGTGCAGTACAGTCACTAAAAACATATGCGGTTATGCTCTTATACTTGGGCCTAACTGGACACACTCGAACTGTTGTGTTTAATTTCACACTCGATACATTTTAAGGTTTTATggtattttataaatgtattatttttttgccGAGTGTTCAGTGCATAGGTGAATGTTGAGTGACGGCTACAGTAACCGCCTCCACAGCACATGAGCTGCTTACGGGTTCGACCAATAGGATCTCTCTAAGGGCGGAGTTTATCGCATATGTGTGCGGCCTCATTGGTTGCAGAAAATCCATGCATCTTTAATGCGTGACTCGTAAGCCACGGTGTTTGCGCAGACTGTCTATACAGTCAGTGGGTGTTACTGACAGCAACGTTATCAATAGCAcgaatgcaaatgcagaatcTTTACTTGTGATCCTTGTAATACTTGTATTACAAGACCCACGTGATGCGTTTGTATATGCCATCTAATGACAAGGAAATTAACAGCAtacatgattttaaatgtgaagAACACGAATACAAAATCTAACACCAAGATTCTGAAATGTTTGCAATACACAGGTTTTTCAGAACTTCAGCTGTCAGTTTTTCGTAGCGGTATAAGCTTTTAAGCGCTCAATTTTCTTTTGAACTGAGCTACTTCCGAAAATAACTCACGTTCCTAATCTGGTTTACacaattttctttcttccaaggctgagcaaaaaaatattttccagcaTAGTCGCCTTTGCATTGGCAAGTTCTCAACTACACCGTGAGATAACCATCGTAAAATCTTAACTGACTGGTTAAACTGATTGATGAATACCAATACCCCCAAAAAGAGAAAATAcgtttttgttctctctctctctctctctctctctctctctctctctctctctctctctctctctctctctctctctctctctctctctctctctctctctctctctctctctctctctctctctctctctctctctctctctctctctctctctctctctctctctctctctctctctctgtgtgtaggaAATACGCGGCAGGTGGTGCATGTCTCTCTACAGCGCGCTTGGATGGGAAAACGGTATTAATTACTGGAGCGAACACTGGCATCGGGAAAGAGACAGCACTGGACCTGGCCTCTCGGGGTGAGGGAGAACTGCTTCAGCAAAACCCTTCTCTTTACCAATGCTTCAAACAATTATATCATTTCATTTCTTCTCTGTATTcgaatgttttattttgtgaaatttaGCTATTGAgcaatttatttttccatttgcaaTTTTTGCATTCTACTGTTTGTATTTGAAGGCTTTAATCACTGTTACTCAATttgtaaaatagtttttaaaaaggtgctatatgaataaataataattattattattattactacatcCACAAAGCTCACTCAAATGAAGTGTAGAAGCATGTGCTGGAGACCCGTAGGAATAAAAGTCTTTGCGTGCAGGTGCACGGGTAATCCTGGCCTGTCGGGACGTGGCGAAGGGTGAGGAGTCGGCGGCGGAGATCTGCACGCAGGTGGGTGGTGCTCAGGTGGAGGTGCGCGAGCTGGACCTGGCCGACACGTGCTCGATCCGGGCCTTCGCTCAGAGATTCCTACGAGGTACCCTCTCACACCCATGTCCTCAGCAGCGCCAGTTTTCACTCTGAAAGCCTCATTTACACTGTTcagctaaaaggaaaaaaaaaaaaagtgaacatcATTCAAGGACGAAACCCTACAGCATAACAGTAGCTGGATGTAGTCATGTAGAATAGTCACACCGCTCATGGACCAGAGTATGCTCCATGCATCCTGCTGGGTCAGGTCTTATATTAGTGGAGTGGAATCTTTTTGTGTAGCATTGCCTGTTTTCTAATGTGTTTAAGGCATTTCTTATCACTGCTTATATTAGAAAGTGTTTATAGCATTGCCTGTATTATAGTGTTTATAGCATCATATGTTTATTAACACCCTCCCTTGTGATTTGTCTCTCTTCACAGAGGTGAATCATCTCGACATTTTGATAAACAATGCAGGAGTGATGATGTGTCCATATATGAAAACCGTGGACGGGTTTGAAATGCAGCTGGGAGTCAATCACCTTGGTAAATTTAGGGTGGGATGTAACAATGAACTttcagagtttttaaaaaaaaatttcccaACCTTAAAATAGTTCTGCATCATTCAGGCCCTCTTACTGTCTGATCCCCTTCCTGTCAGGTCACTTCCTGTTGACCTACCTCCTGATTGGTCTGCTGAAGCGCAGCGCGCCCGCCCGTGTGGTGGTGGTTTCCTCCCTGGCGCATTACTTTGGCTGGATTCGCTTCCACGACCTGCACAGCCAGGGCAGCTACAACAGCGGACTGGCCTACTGTCAGAGCAAACTCGCCAACATCCTCTTCACACGCGAGCTGGCCCGCAGGCTAAAAGGTATGGCGGCAGCCACCGAGGTTGGTGGGAGGAGCTGTCCATCATAACACAGAGCCATCCACAGCTTTGATGACACATCATACTGTTGGATTGAACGTTGCAACTTTTACATGCCAGGACAGAAGAATTACTTCATATTACTTTATGTCAAACAGCAATGCATTTGAACAGTTTTATGCAAGTCACAGCCTTgattttcaggtgacagcatcTCCTGCAGAAATAGGAGTGCATCTGGAAGTAGAAGCAACCTGTTTAACTGTGCTGGATCCAGATAACCATATAACTCAGTGTGGCTAGGACCAGACGAGACTGGGTGCCAACCCCACGCCATCCCACATTAACCCCCCAGCCACTGTGACCTTTCGACCCCTGCCAGGCTCGAACGTGACGGTGAACTCGGTGCACCCGGGCTCGGTGAGGTCCGAGCTGACTCGTCACTCGGCAACCATGTCGCTGCTCTTCGCACTTTTCTCTGCCTTCCTGAAGACGGCTCGAGAGGGAGCGCAGACATCAATCTACTGCGCTACGGCGGAGGAGCTGCACTCTATCTCAGGAACACACTTTAGGTGAGGCAGCGCGAGCTGCCGCCCAGCTACCCCTGGCAGCAGGCTGTCGGATGGAGTCATTACCATAAGACAGTCTCAGAGCTGGTTCTGTAGTGTAAAAACTGTTGCTGTAACgaacaaaaatctttatttgtCCTTTATTTGAAGGACAAGGAGAAAGACACTGGAACGGAGACCTAACATATCTTCCTTTTTCTTCAAATGAAGACTTAATTTTCTAAGACTTGACGGAACGTGTTCCCCTCTCTGTTCTTCCCTCTTTCCCAGCGATTGCGCGCCAGCCTCCGTTGCTCCTCAGGGTCGCTGCGAGGAGACCGCACGGAGACTGTGGGACGTCAGCTGTGAGCTCCTGGGCATCGAATGGGACTGAGGCCAGCACCACCCATCCCTCCATCCGGGACCCCACCCACAGCCCTTTTACCCCGTCTCATCACAAATCTTTCCATttacaccccaacccccccccggGCTCCCTGATTAGACACTCCCACTGCCAATGCCTCACCCCACTGACCCTCCCCCATTATGTTGCACCATTCCGCCGAACTCCTCCTTCCACGCGTCCGCCAACCTGCTGCAGAGCGCCACTGAACAGAACCGTACTCAGGCTTGCGGTTCCGTCTGGTGCTGGGCTGCGTTTTGCCTCTCATTTGGTTTGTTCCCTGGAGGTGTGAATGTGGCTTTGTCGTTCCCATGCCAAACAGCCCACACTACAGCTGACAAGGACTATGCTAAGGTTTTTATACAGAAGCAAACAAGCCTTTTTACTACTGTTGCATTCATGTCCAGAGAGagtgatatttaaatatacattatggggggggggggggggggggtgaacccCACTTTGTGGTAATGATGGTTccatactttcttttttttttttttttttttaaatcactccGCTCACTCAAGGTTAGAACTGGGAAAGTTGTGATTTAAATCACAGTTGAACACTGCTGTAAGTGTAAGAGGTTTTTAGTGTGCAGGTTTCAATTGGTCTGATCTCGCCAACAAGAAAATGGAGAAGAcagtatgtctctctctctcacacacacacacacacacacacacacacacacacacacacacaaaactctgtACGTGcgtgcacatgaacacacctatacatacatgcacacacacgcattaacacgcacacacacacctacctacctcTGTACGtgtgcacacgaacacacacctatacatacatgcacacacaagaaaaaaatctttatagCTTGTTCAATGGTCAGTTTATTAAAACTAACAGTATTATTTATTCCagtgcttattttattttgtgtgcataGACAGGGTAAACAGATATTTAAGTTAGTTATCACATTTCCATCATTACCTGACATTACTGTGTCTGGACAGAAAAAAGCAAATGTCTCTTATTTGTCTCTTATTAGATTTTCCCCATATACCAACTGAAAGTGACTGAAAACAAGCAAGAGAATAGAAACTCCCACGACCAATAGCCTTCTAGCAGTGGATTAACTCTACCCACACACTAAACTGTACTGTTAGTGGAGTGGATGTGTCTCAGAAAAGCTGTGAATTACAGGTGAGTCAGAGATACAAAAAACACacctaaacccacacacacagtatggcCTATTCATACAAATTAAACAAGTAACAATATATCAAATAAAGTGGCAATGCAAattctgacacacacgcacacacacgcgcacacacaaacataattgcTAGATTGACTTTACAAAGCCTAAACATCCAAGAAGAGTAGTGCTGAAAAATGCCCAAATAACGTTGCGTTGGTACAAAACATCGAAGgctgcttgttttgtttagtttcatAACCTGAGCACTATTCAAACTCTTGTGCTATACACAGGATCCCTCCAAAAAGATTTTTTCAGTAATGCACTCATCCCCAAGACATTGGATTCCCTTTactgaggattgtgggtaaAAAGTGGCATTTCAAAGCAGACTTTACACAAAAAGCCTATACCATCACAGAGGCAACAAAAAAAGACGGGACTTCTCAAACCATGCAACACATTTCTTTCAAGATCTATTCATCAAACATACTGTATTAAGAGTAAGAGGACTGGATCAATTATATTATCCATATCACTATTTTATATCTTGATGAATAGGTCAGTTgatgcataacacacacacacacacacacagtaccctGTTTGGAGCTGAAGTGCTCTGGGGTCAAACGAGAACCCTGTGGAAGAACCCCATCCATCTGAGCTAGGATTACTGCCTTACTGCCAAGGCTCGAGCGAGTCTGGTCTCAGATTAGAAGTGACTTGCCTGGAAGGTTGGGGTAATCGTCACAGAACGTTGCAAATTGGATCCCTTTGCGTGTTTGGGTTGGACAGTGAAAGGTGCTGTGAATCTGTCAGTGGTTTCGAAAGAAGTAAACTCCAGCAGCGGGCACCAAATGCCACGTTGCATTAGCAGAGCTCGTCAGCTGTCGGTTGAACTGTTCTGTAGTCTGGACTGTGTGATTTTGTTAAATACTGGCCACACATGCTTAAGGCGAGTGGGTAACCCATGCTGCCATCAAGTGCTTCTGCAAGACAATCTTAAATTCGCAGGAAGCACTGAAATAGACTTGAGGTCAAGGATAATACCGCACTTTCAGAAGTGTGGAAAGGTGGAAAGTTGTTGGATTTGGCCCTAAAGTCAACAGACCTGATCACGTGACAGGGGTGGCACCTTGGTGATTCGCTTCCTGGGAAATAAATAAGCAGCTTCACGCACACCCACTCCAGCCAGTCGGAGCAGAGCAGGGCGGAGCTTCAATCCCCAGGAGCCAATGGGAGCAAGAGTTGAGTGGCAGTTGCTGACATGGGCTACCTGTTGTGGCCGTGGCGTTGGCGAGACAACTGCTCCTGATGTTCAGAGAGCCACTGGCGACAGATGTCCTGCATGATGGAGTCGCCTGAACTCTCAGCAGCCTGGAGCACTTCCTGGACCTGGGGCCCCGCCTTTGTCGAGTCCAGCTTTACAGCCAGGAGGTACGCTGCTCTGAGTTTACTGCACTGCAGATATGCCTTtatctacagacacacacacacacacacacacacttagatgGTACTACCGGGatctgcaaaaacacacaaaaaataaatagatggaATGTATGTTTACCTTGATCTCAGGGCTTTTGGACTCCAAAATGAGAGACTCCAGTTCTTTGGCCTCGATAAATTACATACATCAAAATTAATTACATATCTACAACCTGTAGTATATGCAACAGTGTAATGGGAAACAATAGCAACATTTAGTGTTTTTTCTATAATAAATGTAAGAACGTTATTTTGTAATTAGCTGTCCAGAATGACTGGAATATGGAAGCCCTCCACTATAAAAACTCTATAAAATACAACCACTATAATAACACTTAAACACTGCTACTGTGTTTAAGAGGCAAGCACATCAAACAAAGCGTTActgacatttctacattttagcTTGAAATTTGAAATGAGCTCAGTTCTTGTCCTAAAGTTACCATGATTTTAAAACAGAAGAGGCCAAGTCTGCTGACCTGAGGTCAGTCTGGCCTGCCGTGTACCGAGTGGGGACAGACTCACATCAGCGGGACTCTTCTCGGCGGCCGAGACGCAGCTGAGAATGATGGCATCGCAGTCACTTTTCGTAGCCGCTCCCGACTCGCCGACGCACTTGAGCAGCTGCCGGACGGCGTGGTACTGATGCTGGTGCACCAGCCGTTGGCCCACGCGC
This region of Electrophorus electricus isolate fEleEle1 chromosome 11, fEleEle1.pri, whole genome shotgun sequence genomic DNA includes:
- the rdh12 gene encoding retinol dehydrogenase 12; protein product: MLLVVVVAGFGVVALILRLLSPHIRKYAAGGACLSTARLDGKTVLITGANTGIGKETALDLASRGARVILACRDVAKGEESAAEICTQVGGAQVEVRELDLADTCSIRAFAQRFLREVNHLDILINNAGVMMCPYMKTVDGFEMQLGVNHLGHFLLTYLLIGLLKRSAPARVVVVSSLAHYFGWIRFHDLHSQGSYNSGLAYCQSKLANILFTRELARRLKGSNVTVNSVHPGSVRSELTRHSATMSLLFALFSAFLKTAREGAQTSIYCATAEELHSISGTHFSDCAPASVAPQGRCEETARRLWDVSCELLGIEWD